In Anaerostipes hadrus ATCC 29173 = JCM 17467, a single genomic region encodes these proteins:
- a CDS encoding NCS2 family permease: MLENLFKLKENHTSVKTEVIAGITTFMTMAYILAVNPSVLSAAGMDPTAVLLATCIASFIGTICMGLTANLPFVLSAGMGLNAYLAYTVVGVMGYHWQVALLAVFVEGIIFIVLSLTNVREAIFDAIPLNLKKGVSVGIGIFIAFIGLQNAKLVIGNKSTLVSITNFTKDFHTAGICSLLAVIGLLITVILYIKKVPGSILIGILATWVIGMLCQITGIYVPDFKTGYYSLFPTFAMTDFSKLGETFGKCFQYDLGKVGIFNFIAVVLSFLFVDLFDTLGTLVGVSTKAGMLNEEGKLPGIKPALMADAVATTAGAVLGTSTVTTFVESSSGVAAGGRTGLTAVVSGFLFLISTLFAPLFTAIPSFATAPALIMVGFLMFGAISDIKFTDDNMTEAVPAYLCIIAMPLFYSISEGISIGIISYVILNVVCGKAKKITPLMYVLAVLFILKYAVL, translated from the coding sequence ATGTTGGAAAACTTATTTAAATTAAAGGAGAATCATACCTCCGTAAAAACTGAAGTCATTGCTGGTATTACTACATTTATGACAATGGCTTACATCCTTGCGGTAAACCCAAGTGTGCTTTCTGCAGCTGGCATGGACCCTACTGCTGTATTATTAGCTACATGTATCGCTTCCTTTATCGGAACTATATGCATGGGACTTACTGCGAACCTTCCATTCGTACTTTCCGCTGGTATGGGATTAAATGCTTATCTTGCCTATACCGTTGTTGGTGTGATGGGTTATCACTGGCAGGTTGCTTTACTTGCTGTATTCGTTGAAGGTATCATCTTCATCGTATTATCTTTGACCAATGTTCGTGAAGCGATCTTTGATGCGATCCCTTTGAATCTTAAGAAGGGAGTTTCTGTCGGAATCGGTATCTTTATTGCCTTTATCGGTCTTCAGAACGCAAAACTTGTTATTGGAAATAAATCTACATTGGTATCTATCACAAACTTTACAAAAGATTTCCATACTGCTGGAATCTGTTCTTTACTTGCAGTTATTGGATTATTGATCACAGTCATTCTTTATATTAAAAAAGTACCTGGATCTATCCTGATCGGAATCCTTGCTACATGGGTGATCGGAATGCTCTGCCAGATAACAGGAATCTATGTTCCTGATTTCAAAACAGGTTATTACAGCCTGTTCCCTACATTTGCAATGACAGATTTTTCAAAATTAGGAGAGACTTTCGGTAAATGTTTCCAGTATGACTTGGGCAAAGTCGGAATCTTTAATTTTATCGCCGTTGTATTATCTTTCTTATTTGTCGATCTGTTTGATACACTCGGAACTTTAGTCGGTGTCAGCACAAAAGCCGGAATGCTTAACGAGGAAGGTAAACTTCCTGGAATCAAACCTGCATTAATGGCAGACGCCGTTGCTACAACAGCTGGTGCGGTTCTTGGTACTTCTACTGTTACAACATTCGTTGAATCTTCTTCTGGTGTTGCTGCAGGTGGACGTACTGGTTTAACAGCTGTTGTTTCAGGATTCTTATTCCTGATCTCAACATTATTTGCACCGCTCTTTACAGCAATCCCATCATTTGCGACAGCCCCTGCGCTGATCATGGTTGGGTTCTTAATGTTTGGAGCAATCTCTGATATCAAATTTACAGATGACAATATGACAGAAGCCGTACCTGCTTACCTTTGCATCATTGCAATGCCATTATTCTATAGTATCTCTGAGGGAATCTCTATCGGGATCATCTCTTATGTGATCTTGAATGTAGTTTGTGGTAAAGCAAAGAAGATCACTCCTTTAATGTACGTACTTGCAGTATTATTCATCCTGAAATATGCCGTTTTATAA
- the carB gene encoding carbamoyl-phosphate synthase large subunit: MPKRTDINKVLIIGSGPIIIGQACEFDYSGTQACKALRKLGYEIVLVNSNPATIMTDPETADETYIEPLNAERLEEIIAKERPDALLPNLGGQSGLNLCEELYKKGILDKYNVKVIGVQVDSIERGEDRIEFKKTMDELGIEMARSEVAYSVEDGLKIADKLGYPVVLRPAYTMGGAGGGLVYNKEELKTVMARGLQASLVGQVLVEESILGWEELELEVVRDAEGNMITVCFIENIDPLGVHTGDSFCSAPMLTISEECQQRLQEQAYKIVDSVQVIGGTNVQFAHDPVTDRIIVIEINPRTSRSSALASKATGFPIALVSAMLAAGLTLKDIPCGKYGTLDKYVPDGDYVVIKFARWAFEKFKGVEDKLGTQMRAVGEVMSIGKTYKEAFQKAIRSLETGRYGLGHANNFDTLTKEELLKKLVSPSSERHFIMYEALRKGATVDEIFELTKVKTYFIEQMKELVEEEEKLLACKGNMPSDEMLTSAKKDGFSDKYLSQLLEIPEEDIRNKRISIGVEEAWEGVHVSGTPDSAYYYSTYNAEDKNPVSTDKQKIMILGGGPNRIGQGIEFDYCCVHASQALKKMGFETIIVNCNPETVSTDYDTSDKLYFEPLTVEDVLSIYNKEKPLGVIAQFGGQTPLNIAAELEKNGVKILGTSPSVIDLAEDRDLFREMMDKLEIPMPESGMATTVEEALEIAGKIGYPVMVRPSYVLGGRGMEVVYDDESMAGYMKAAVGVTPDRPILIDRFLNHAMECEADAISDGTHAFVPAVMEHIELAGVHSGDSACILPSVHISEENLETIKEYTRKIAEEMHVKGLMNMQYAIEDDKVYVLEANPRASRTVPLVSKVCNVRMVPLATQIITSELTGKPSPVPELKEQAIPYYGVKEAAFPFNMFQEVDPVLGPEMRSTGEVLGLSKSYGEAFYKAQEGVGAKLPLGGTVLISVNRKDKEEVVEVAKAFADDGFKILATENTCKLIKEAGIEAEKVNKLSEGRPNILDLITNGNIDIIVNSPVGKDSVNDDSYLRKGAIKAKIPYYTTIAAAKAAAEGIAYVKAHQDQNEEVNSLQGLHAQISDKL, from the coding sequence ATGCCAAAAAGAACAGATATTAACAAAGTGTTGATCATTGGCTCTGGTCCGATCATCATCGGTCAGGCATGCGAATTCGACTATTCGGGGACACAGGCGTGTAAGGCGCTTCGTAAACTTGGATATGAGATCGTATTGGTCAACTCCAATCCAGCAACGATCATGACAGATCCAGAGACAGCTGACGAAACTTACATTGAACCGCTGAACGCAGAACGTTTAGAGGAAATCATTGCAAAGGAACGTCCAGATGCTTTACTTCCAAACTTAGGTGGGCAGTCCGGATTAAATTTATGCGAAGAGTTATATAAAAAGGGTATTTTAGATAAGTATAATGTCAAAGTAATTGGTGTACAGGTAGATAGTATTGAACGTGGAGAAGACCGTATCGAGTTTAAGAAGACAATGGACGAACTTGGAATCGAGATGGCTCGAAGCGAGGTTGCTTACAGCGTAGAAGATGGGTTGAAGATCGCTGATAAGCTTGGTTATCCAGTGGTACTTCGTCCAGCTTACACAATGGGTGGAGCCGGTGGAGGACTGGTATATAACAAAGAAGAATTGAAGACCGTTATGGCAAGAGGACTTCAGGCAAGTTTAGTTGGACAGGTACTTGTAGAAGAATCCATTCTTGGATGGGAAGAATTAGAATTAGAAGTTGTCCGTGATGCAGAAGGAAATATGATCACAGTCTGCTTCATTGAGAATATCGATCCATTAGGAGTGCATACAGGAGACTCCTTCTGTTCCGCACCGATGCTCACGATCTCTGAAGAATGTCAGCAGAGATTACAGGAACAGGCATACAAGATTGTAGATTCTGTACAGGTGATCGGTGGAACAAACGTACAGTTTGCTCATGATCCAGTGACAGACCGTATTATTGTTATCGAGATCAATCCAAGAACATCAAGATCCTCAGCATTAGCATCCAAAGCGACAGGATTCCCGATCGCTTTAGTTTCTGCAATGCTTGCAGCAGGTTTAACATTAAAAGATATTCCATGTGGAAAATACGGAACATTAGATAAATATGTACCAGACGGTGACTATGTCGTTATCAAGTTTGCACGTTGGGCATTTGAGAAATTCAAAGGTGTCGAAGACAAACTTGGAACACAGATGCGTGCTGTTGGTGAAGTTATGAGTATCGGTAAGACATACAAAGAAGCATTCCAGAAAGCGATCCGAAGCTTAGAGACAGGACGCTACGGACTTGGACATGCGAACAACTTTGATACTTTAACAAAAGAAGAATTGTTAAAGAAATTAGTGTCACCATCAAGCGAACGTCATTTCATCATGTACGAAGCATTAAGAAAAGGTGCAACTGTCGATGAGATCTTTGAACTGACAAAAGTAAAAACATACTTTATCGAGCAGATGAAAGAGTTAGTTGAAGAAGAAGAAAAGCTTCTTGCATGCAAAGGAAACATGCCATCTGATGAAATGTTAACATCAGCGAAGAAAGATGGTTTCTCTGACAAATATTTAAGTCAGTTATTAGAGATTCCAGAAGAAGATATCAGAAATAAACGTATTTCAATCGGTGTCGAAGAAGCATGGGAAGGGGTTCATGTAAGCGGAACGCCAGACAGTGCATATTATTATTCAACATATAATGCAGAAGACAAGAACCCAGTATCCACAGATAAACAAAAGATCATGATCTTAGGTGGAGGCCCAAACCGTATCGGACAGGGTATTGAATTTGACTACTGCTGTGTACATGCATCTCAGGCACTGAAGAAAATGGGATTCGAGACGATCATCGTAAACTGCAACCCAGAGACAGTATCTACAGATTACGATACATCCGATAAATTATATTTCGAACCATTAACAGTGGAAGATGTATTAAGTATTTATAATAAAGAAAAACCATTAGGAGTGATCGCTCAGTTTGGTGGACAGACACCACTGAATATTGCTGCCGAACTTGAGAAAAATGGTGTGAAGATTCTTGGAACATCTCCATCTGTCATTGACCTTGCAGAAGACCGTGATCTGTTCCGTGAAATGATGGATAAATTAGAGATTCCAATGCCGGAATCAGGAATGGCAACAACAGTAGAAGAAGCATTAGAGATCGCAGGAAAGATCGGATATCCAGTGATGGTAAGACCTTCCTACGTTCTTGGTGGACGTGGAATGGAAGTTGTCTATGATGACGAAAGCATGGCAGGATATATGAAAGCAGCCGTTGGTGTAACACCAGACCGCCCAATCCTGATCGACCGTTTCTTAAATCATGCGATGGAATGTGAAGCAGATGCGATCAGTGACGGAACACACGCATTTGTACCAGCAGTGATGGAACATATCGAACTTGCAGGAGTTCATTCAGGAGACTCCGCTTGTATTCTTCCATCTGTTCATATTTCAGAAGAAAACCTGGAAACGATCAAAGAATACACAAGAAAGATCGCAGAAGAAATGCATGTCAAAGGACTAATGAATATGCAGTATGCGATCGAGGATGATAAAGTTTATGTATTAGAAGCAAACCCACGTGCATCTCGTACAGTACCTTTGGTATCCAAAGTATGTAACGTGAGAATGGTTCCACTGGCAACACAGATCATCACATCTGAATTAACAGGAAAACCATCACCAGTACCAGAATTAAAAGAACAGGCAATTCCATATTATGGAGTCAAAGAAGCAGCCTTCCCATTCAATATGTTCCAAGAAGTAGACCCAGTTCTAGGACCAGAAATGCGTTCTACAGGAGAAGTTCTTGGATTATCCAAATCCTATGGAGAAGCTTTCTACAAAGCACAGGAAGGTGTTGGAGCGAAACTTCCATTAGGAGGAACGGTACTGATTTCTGTAAATCGCAAGGATAAAGAAGAAGTTGTAGAAGTAGCAAAAGCATTCGCAGACGACGGATTCAAGATCCTTGCAACAGAAAACACATGTAAACTGATCAAAGAAGCTGGAATTGAAGCTGAGAAAGTCAATAAATTAAGCGAAGGAAGACCAAACATCCTTGACCTTATCACAAATGGTAATATCGATATTATTGTAAACTCTCCAGTCGGAAAAGACAGCGTGAACGATGATAGTTACCTAAGAAAAGGTGCGATCAAAGCGAAGATTCCATATTATACAACGATCGCAGCAGCCAAAGCAGCAGCTGAAGGAATCGCTTATGTAAAAGCACATCAGGATCAGAATGAAGAAGTGAATTCATTACAGGGATTACATGCACAGATTTCTGATAAGTTGTAA
- a CDS encoding ABC-ATPase domain-containing protein: MKSSSNLKSLLKNIDRKGYPAYKNTQGTYDFGTYFLSIDHVQGDPFASPSKLSIHVKGRSAGFPASFYDTKYKQVALCDHLTRLFYQTLSKISFRAKGSGKSGLFSVSKCGQQVLERTACTINPSNGDISVHFEAGFPANGRTVNARELDKMLFGLLPDCVSSSLFYKNIDQKMLESVIYLSEDQHTIRKKLSSMGLVAFIADGSVLPRESGISQKPLRNCVKFQSPDTYRVSFELPHQGMITGMGIPKGITLIVGGGYHGKSTLLKALELGVYDHVKGDGREFVITDPTAMKIRAEDGRSITNTDISMFINNLPNGKNTVSFDTEGASGSTSQAANVVEAMETDSSLFLIDEDTSATNFMIRDELMQRVVLRDQEPITPFIERIRELYERYDISSIIVAGSCGSYFHPADHIIQMDQYIPKDITTAAKDAAKDFPMVSLPEKKHPDPCFDRCFNAGNHLKKERKIKMKTLGKDAFSINKDTVDLRYVEQIADTEQTTALGYALLYAKLHLMDGKKDLCAVADELMQMIETKGLSALLDSKYVKSNLAMPRKQEVMAAMNRYRNL; the protein is encoded by the coding sequence ATGAAATCGTCATCGAATTTAAAATCACTATTAAAAAATATTGACCGTAAAGGATATCCTGCATATAAAAATACGCAAGGTACTTATGATTTTGGAACTTATTTTCTTTCCATTGATCATGTACAAGGCGATCCTTTTGCATCTCCATCAAAATTAAGTATCCATGTGAAAGGAAGATCAGCTGGATTTCCTGCTTCTTTTTATGATACAAAATATAAACAGGTTGCACTCTGTGATCATTTGACACGATTATTTTATCAAACTTTATCTAAGATCTCTTTTCGTGCCAAAGGTTCTGGAAAAAGCGGTTTATTTTCTGTCAGTAAATGTGGACAACAGGTACTAGAACGAACTGCATGTACGATCAATCCTTCCAACGGTGACATCTCTGTTCATTTTGAAGCTGGTTTCCCTGCAAATGGACGAACTGTAAATGCGAGAGAATTGGATAAAATGTTGTTTGGACTGTTGCCAGATTGTGTTTCATCTTCTTTGTTTTATAAAAATATTGATCAAAAAATGTTGGAATCAGTAATTTATTTATCCGAAGATCAACATACAATCCGTAAAAAACTGTCTTCTATGGGACTTGTCGCATTTATTGCAGATGGCTCTGTTTTGCCTAGAGAAAGTGGTATCTCACAGAAACCTTTAAGAAACTGTGTGAAATTCCAGTCACCAGATACTTACCGTGTATCTTTTGAACTTCCACATCAAGGAATGATCACGGGTATGGGAATTCCGAAAGGAATCACCCTGATCGTTGGTGGTGGATATCATGGAAAATCGACGTTATTAAAAGCATTGGAACTTGGTGTTTACGATCATGTCAAAGGGGATGGTCGTGAATTTGTCATTACTGATCCAACTGCCATGAAGATTCGTGCAGAAGATGGAAGAAGTATTACAAATACAGATATTTCTATGTTCATTAATAACCTGCCAAATGGGAAAAATACGGTTTCTTTTGACACAGAAGGTGCCAGTGGAAGCACCTCACAGGCTGCAAATGTAGTTGAAGCCATGGAAACGGATTCTTCTTTATTCTTAATTGACGAGGATACGAGTGCCACCAACTTTATGATCCGTGATGAACTGATGCAGCGTGTAGTTCTTCGTGATCAGGAACCGATCACTCCTTTTATCGAACGGATTCGTGAATTGTACGAAAGATATGATATTTCTTCGATCATCGTTGCTGGAAGCTGTGGATCTTATTTCCATCCGGCAGATCATATCATTCAGATGGATCAGTATATACCAAAAGATATCACTACAGCCGCCAAAGACGCAGCAAAAGATTTCCCTATGGTTTCACTGCCTGAAAAGAAACATCCAGATCCTTGTTTTGACCGTTGTTTCAACGCTGGAAATCATTTGAAGAAAGAACGCAAGATCAAGATGAAAACACTTGGAAAAGATGCTTTTTCGATTAACAAGGATACAGTTGATCTAAGATATGTGGAGCAGATTGCTGATACTGAACAGACAACAGCTCTTGGTTATGCTTTGTTGTATGCGAAACTTCATTTGATGGATGGGAAGAAAGATCTTTGTGCAGTTGCAGATGAATTAATGCAGATGATTGAAACAAAAGGACTTTCTGCACTCTTGGATAGTAAGTATGTGAAAAGTAATCTGGCGATGCCTCGGAAGCAGGAAGTTATGGCAGCGATGAATCGTTATCGAAATCTCTGA
- a CDS encoding HAD family hydrolase translates to MINKEGGIETMDLNKLKEIQAVVFDMDGLMFDSERYVQKSWDIAGERLGYGPLGHNIVNTLGTNLTNRKKYFLEHYGNDFPFDKFLDGYRDAYYELVEDGVPAKKGLHEILKVLREKGLKIGVATSSSEEHAVSNLKREGIFDYFDSVITGNMIEHGKPEPDIYIEACRQLKVDPSKAIALEDAINGIRSAHGAGMNPVMIPDIVQDTSKVDDILFGKCESLLEFAEILQGVTLDIEETQK, encoded by the coding sequence ATGATCAACAAGGAAGGCGGAATAGAGACGATGGATCTTAATAAATTAAAAGAGATACAGGCCGTTGTTTTTGATATGGACGGGCTGATGTTTGACAGTGAACGCTATGTACAGAAGTCATGGGATATTGCAGGAGAACGTCTGGGATATGGACCTCTGGGGCATAATATTGTCAATACATTGGGAACAAACCTTACAAATCGTAAGAAATATTTCTTAGAACATTACGGAAATGATTTTCCATTTGATAAATTTTTGGATGGATACAGAGATGCATATTATGAATTGGTTGAAGACGGGGTGCCAGCCAAGAAAGGTCTTCATGAGATTTTGAAAGTCCTCAGAGAAAAAGGACTAAAGATCGGAGTTGCAACATCTTCCAGTGAAGAACACGCCGTAAGTAATCTGAAACGAGAAGGGATTTTTGACTACTTTGACTCCGTGATCACAGGAAATATGATCGAACACGGAAAGCCAGAGCCAGATATTTATATCGAAGCATGCAGACAATTAAAAGTCGATCCATCAAAAGCGATCGCATTAGAAGATGCGATCAATGGAATCCGTTCCGCACATGGAGCAGGCATGAATCCAGTGATGATCCCAGATATCGTGCAGGATACAAGTAAAGTCGATGATATATTATTTGGAAAATGTGAATCTTTGCTGGAATTTGCAGAGATTTTACAGGGCGTAACATTAGATATAGAAGAAACACAAAAATAA
- a CDS encoding DUF6472 family protein produces the protein MAKKKSAGCEYCSNYVYDEDYEYYVCDINLDEDEMARFMSYSDWDCPYFQMDDEYAIVRKQN, from the coding sequence ATGGCAAAGAAGAAAAGCGCAGGGTGCGAATATTGTAGTAATTATGTGTATGATGAAGATTATGAATATTATGTATGTGATATTAATTTAGATGAAGATGAGATGGCAAGATTTATGAGCTATAGCGATTGGGATTGCCCTTATTTCCAGATGGACGATGAATATGCAATCGTAAGGAAGCAAAATTAA
- a CDS encoding Rpn family recombination-promoting nuclease/putative transposase — MGNKDITDFNEAQLRKRAASKEELNICLTNNYAFQKIFKNEEIVKGFLIALLHLKETDIEELEVTDPFVEGEVKEEKEGILDVKLILNGGKKINIEMQNTYQEDWAERSLFYNCRMFTEGLKKGESYYELPPCIHVGILDFNYLKSPGFYHRILLKDDTTGELYSSKFQFHVIELSKIATTKGKARKQDLYKWAKLISASTWEEIREESEGNHYMEKVRDEMIKMSQDESERYLYLREQMAIRDKASQLRSAENIGIRKGELLKLVTLVQRKIEKGDTVDKIADDLLEDQEIIEKIYNLIRKYPDKDEKEICNFLI, encoded by the coding sequence ATGGGGAATAAAGACATTACAGATTTCAATGAAGCGCAATTAAGAAAGAGAGCAGCAAGTAAGGAAGAATTAAATATTTGTTTGACCAATAATTATGCATTTCAAAAGATATTTAAGAATGAAGAGATAGTAAAAGGATTTTTAATAGCATTGTTGCATTTAAAGGAAACAGATATTGAAGAGTTGGAGGTTACGGATCCTTTTGTGGAAGGTGAAGTAAAAGAAGAAAAAGAGGGAATACTAGATGTCAAATTAATCTTAAATGGTGGCAAAAAGATTAATATCGAGATGCAAAATACGTATCAGGAAGATTGGGCAGAGAGAAGTTTATTTTATAATTGTCGGATGTTTACAGAGGGATTAAAAAAGGGAGAATCTTATTATGAATTACCTCCATGTATTCATGTAGGAATTCTTGATTTTAATTATTTAAAAAGTCCTGGATTTTATCATAGAATTTTATTAAAAGATGATACAACAGGTGAATTGTATAGTAGTAAATTTCAATTTCATGTGATAGAATTAAGTAAAATAGCAACGACAAAAGGAAAAGCAAGAAAACAAGATCTTTATAAATGGGCTAAATTAATTTCAGCAAGTACTTGGGAAGAAATCAGAGAAGAATCTGAAGGAAATCATTACATGGAAAAGGTGAGGGATGAAATGATTAAGATGAGCCAAGATGAGAGTGAGAGATATCTTTATTTAAGGGAACAAATGGCAATCCGCGATAAAGCGAGTCAATTAAGAAGTGCAGAGAATATAGGAATAAGGAAAGGTGAACTTTTAAAATTAGTGACACTAGTACAGAGAAAAATTGAAAAAGGAGATACGGTAGATAAAATAGCAGATGATCTGTTAGAAGATCAAGAAATTATTGAGAAAATATATAATTTAATAAGAAAATATCCTGATAAAGATGAAAAAGAAATTTGTAATTTTTTGATATAA
- a CDS encoding AAA family ATPase, which produces MKKNTIICISREFGSGGREVGQQLSKKLGIPFYDKEILARVAEESDMSEEFVKNHEENAVYSHIINVPIGHRFPGVDTEEIMTPEKLFMIQAHVIHELAAENESCIFVGRCADVVLKDHENCYSFFIHSPLEERIKRIVETEHVTERQAKKMIKQTDWERSSYHNYYTKQKWGDPGNYDLMINSARTGIQKAVEIIMDYVK; this is translated from the coding sequence ATGAAGAAAAATACGATCATATGCATTTCCAGAGAATTCGGCAGTGGAGGAAGAGAGGTCGGACAGCAGTTATCCAAGAAGCTTGGAATTCCTTTCTACGACAAAGAGATTTTGGCAAGAGTTGCCGAAGAAAGTGATATGTCGGAAGAGTTTGTAAAGAATCACGAGGAGAATGCAGTCTACAGCCACATTATCAATGTCCCGATCGGACACAGATTTCCAGGCGTTGACACAGAAGAGATCATGACACCAGAGAAATTATTTATGATCCAGGCACATGTGATCCATGAACTGGCAGCAGAGAATGAATCCTGCATTTTCGTGGGAAGATGTGCAGATGTGGTGCTTAAGGATCACGAAAACTGCTACAGTTTCTTTATCCACAGTCCTCTAGAAGAACGGATCAAACGGATCGTAGAGACAGAACATGTGACAGAACGACAAGCGAAGAAGATGATCAAGCAAACCGATTGGGAGAGATCTTCTTATCATAATTATTATACAAAACAAAAATGGGGAGACCCCGGTAATTATGATCTCATGATCAATTCAGCAAGGACAGGAATCCAGAAAGCAGTTGAAATTATCATGGATTATGTGAAATAA
- a CDS encoding MATE family efflux transporter, translated as MEITDSARNRMFSNKDLVRLIIPLIIEQMLTVTVGLADSIMTANVGEEAVSGVSLVDSVMVLMINLFSALATGGAVVAGQFLGQRKNIMACKTADQLILFIVSLSVVIMAGIYACKNFILNVVFGNIEPGVMHNAEIYLMIVTASIPFIAIYNGCAALFRIMGNSKISMNMSMLMNGINIAGNAILIYGFKFGVEGVAIPTLVSRIVAAVVMVRLLAKQNQDVHLSKHIHFHFKGYLIQKILHIGVPNGIENSMFQLGRIMVLSIVAGFGTSSITANAIGNVVASFELIPGIGVGFAVLTVVSRCIGAGDYEAARYYTKKLLKVAYAALIALNIIVVMILPLIIQVYHLSPETAAITRKILLYHTLCCVTIWPPAFTIPNTLRAANDVKYCMVVASATMWIFRIFCSVVLGKWMGLGVFGVWVAMTLDWVFRGILFVKRYIQGKWQRMELI; from the coding sequence ATGGAAATTACAGACAGTGCAAGGAACAGGATGTTTTCAAATAAAGATCTCGTACGATTGATCATACCGTTGATCATTGAGCAGATGTTAACTGTAACGGTAGGACTTGCGGACTCTATCATGACAGCGAATGTTGGAGAAGAAGCTGTATCAGGAGTTTCATTGGTAGACAGTGTTATGGTATTGATGATCAATCTGTTCTCGGCATTGGCAACTGGAGGAGCCGTCGTTGCAGGGCAGTTTCTCGGACAGAGAAAAAATATCATGGCATGTAAGACAGCAGACCAGTTGATCTTATTTATTGTTTCATTATCTGTAGTGATCATGGCAGGAATTTATGCATGTAAAAACTTTATTTTAAATGTAGTGTTTGGAAATATTGAACCAGGAGTTATGCATAACGCAGAAATATATCTGATGATCGTCACGGCATCTATTCCATTTATTGCAATATATAATGGATGTGCCGCATTATTCCGTATCATGGGGAATTCAAAGATTTCTATGAATATGTCTATGTTGATGAACGGTATCAACATCGCAGGAAATGCGATTTTGATCTATGGGTTTAAATTTGGAGTTGAAGGAGTTGCGATCCCAACATTAGTATCAAGAATTGTTGCAGCAGTTGTTATGGTAAGACTGCTCGCAAAACAAAATCAGGATGTGCATTTAAGCAAACATATCCATTTTCATTTTAAGGGATATTTAATACAGAAGATCTTACATATCGGAGTACCAAACGGAATCGAAAATAGTATGTTCCAGTTAGGAAGAATCATGGTATTAAGTATCGTTGCAGGATTTGGGACATCATCTATCACAGCCAATGCCATCGGAAATGTGGTAGCATCATTTGAGTTGATCCCAGGAATCGGAGTAGGATTTGCAGTGCTGACCGTTGTATCAAGATGCATCGGAGCTGGGGATTATGAAGCTGCAAGATACTATACAAAGAAGCTGTTAAAAGTAGCCTATGCAGCATTGATCGCATTAAATATCATCGTAGTTATGATCTTACCACTGATCATTCAGGTATATCATTTATCACCAGAAACAGCAGCGATCACAAGAAAGATCTTATTATATCATACTTTATGCTGTGTAACGATCTGGCCGCCAGCATTCACGATCCCGAACACATTAAGAGCCGCAAATGATGTCAAATACTGTATGGTTGTAGCATCAGCCACGATGTGGATATTTAGAATCTTCTGCAGCGTTGTTCTTGGAAAATGGATGGGACTTGGAGTCTTCGGAGTCTGGGTAGCAATGACATTAGACTGGGTATTCAGAGGAATCCTGTTTGTCAAACGATACATACAAGGGAAATGGCAGAGAATGGAATTGATTTAA